In Pseudovibrio brasiliensis, the following are encoded in one genomic region:
- a CDS encoding sensor domain-containing protein translates to MTGFIETLDANVLYHSPVPTEDQRAFARVDVPMYIVDVSQTKLVWANDAGLTFLGVSLKECIDHTGAFRIELPAPFDDPSYERQLQSYLTRVREEGRITECITVIPNAQPVSVYCSISPQPLVSGNPGLLVQVISEVGNEPEQVRSAQVLLYTTSMISMFDENGKLIFENPASRLNRPDGCEDLINRMCNRRDFDALLDELRKTGKANLVALMHSSQGERWFDLNARSGYDPFSGSRAILLSASDVTKRLKAEHEVRYLAHHDTLTGLANRTFLEIEAERYLDETRITGNPGALIFIDLDRFKTINDTLGHLVGDDLLVVIAKRLKEVVEGIGFVARLGGDEFVVLIANFADYDLLDDISREIRTALSKPCKVRGHMLQVTPSIGVCTYPEHGVDLDTLMRKADLAMYKAKDLGRDRICFFDISMSREAEERVSLETALRQALRNKELAVHYQPRVCVATNRIVGAEGLLRWHHPTRGLVSAASFIEIAEEAGMIDEIGDWVAREAMLQQKQWAQAGHDIAISINLSPAQFRRGRISQRLHRILIETGASARSIRLEITESALLSDANETLKELNALRDLGFTLEIDDFGTGYSNLGYLQRYPVTALKIDRSFIADTKRWPIVQMIVQMGRLLNLTLVAEGIETKEQLRQIQKLQCHEYQGYLYSPAVAPETFECLLNGQQTIAPPPRAPASQLGILA, encoded by the coding sequence TTGACTGGTTTTATTGAAACGCTGGATGCCAACGTCCTATATCACTCGCCTGTCCCAACAGAAGACCAACGGGCCTTCGCTCGTGTCGACGTCCCCATGTACATTGTCGACGTCTCCCAGACCAAACTGGTTTGGGCCAATGACGCAGGCCTGACGTTCCTCGGAGTGTCACTCAAGGAGTGTATCGACCATACCGGTGCCTTCAGAATTGAACTGCCGGCCCCATTTGATGATCCCTCTTATGAGCGGCAGTTGCAGTCTTATCTGACCCGAGTACGGGAAGAAGGCCGCATCACCGAGTGCATCACCGTCATCCCAAACGCACAGCCAGTTTCCGTGTACTGCTCTATATCCCCTCAGCCGCTTGTCTCAGGCAATCCGGGTCTGTTGGTCCAGGTTATTTCTGAGGTCGGCAACGAACCGGAACAGGTGCGCAGCGCGCAGGTTCTGCTCTACACCACCTCCATGATCAGCATGTTCGATGAGAACGGCAAACTGATCTTTGAAAACCCGGCAAGCCGCCTCAACCGGCCTGATGGCTGCGAAGACCTGATCAACCGCATGTGCAACCGCCGCGATTTTGACGCGCTGCTGGATGAACTGCGCAAAACAGGCAAGGCAAACCTCGTCGCTCTCATGCACTCCTCTCAGGGAGAACGCTGGTTCGACCTGAACGCCCGCAGCGGATACGACCCGTTTTCTGGCTCCCGCGCCATCCTGCTCAGCGCTTCAGATGTCACAAAACGCCTGAAAGCGGAACACGAAGTCCGCTATCTAGCCCACCACGACACACTGACCGGCCTTGCCAACAGAACATTTCTTGAGATTGAGGCCGAGCGCTATCTGGATGAGACTCGCATCACGGGCAACCCCGGAGCGCTCATCTTCATTGATCTCGACCGCTTTAAAACAATCAACGACACCCTCGGCCATCTGGTCGGCGACGACCTGCTCGTTGTCATCGCCAAGCGCCTGAAGGAAGTCGTAGAAGGCATCGGCTTTGTCGCCCGCCTCGGCGGCGATGAGTTCGTTGTGCTCATCGCCAACTTCGCTGATTACGATCTGCTGGACGATATCAGCCGCGAAATCAGAACAGCCCTGTCCAAGCCGTGTAAAGTGCGCGGACACATGCTGCAGGTCACCCCATCCATTGGCGTGTGCACCTATCCGGAACATGGCGTTGATCTGGACACCCTCATGCGCAAGGCCGACCTTGCCATGTATAAAGCCAAGGATTTGGGCCGCGACCGCATCTGCTTCTTCGACATCTCCATGTCTCGGGAAGCGGAAGAGCGCGTCAGTCTGGAAACCGCATTGCGTCAGGCTCTACGCAACAAAGAACTCGCCGTTCACTATCAGCCACGCGTCTGCGTCGCCACCAACCGCATTGTGGGCGCGGAAGGTCTGCTGCGCTGGCATCACCCAACCCGCGGTCTTGTTTCAGCAGCGAGCTTCATTGAGATTGCAGAGGAAGCAGGCATGATTGATGAGATCGGCGACTGGGTTGCCCGCGAAGCCATGCTCCAACAAAAGCAGTGGGCACAGGCTGGCCATGACATTGCGATCTCCATCAACTTGTCCCCGGCCCAGTTCCGTCGTGGCCGCATATCTCAGCGCCTGCACCGCATCCTCATTGAGACCGGTGCGTCGGCCAGATCAATCCGGTTGGAGATCACCGAAAGCGCCCTGCTCAGCGACGCCAATGAAACGCTGAAAGAACTCAATGCCCTGCGTGATCTGGGCTTTACGCTGGAAATCGACGACTTCGGCACAGGCTACTCAAACCTGGGTTACCTCCAACGCTACCCGGTAACAGCTCTGAAGATTGACCGGTCCTTCATCGCCGACACCAAACGCTGGCCAATTGTACAGATGATCGTCCAGATGGGCCGCCTGCTGAACCTCACGCTGGTGGCAGAAGGCATCGAGACCAAAGAACAGCTCCGCCAGATCCAGAAACTGCAGTGCCACGAGTATCAGGGCTACCTGTACTCCCCAGCCGTTGCTCCCGAAACCTTCGAGTGCCTCCTGAACGGCCAGCAAACCATAGCCCCACCCCCAAGAGCCCCAGCCTCCCAACTCGGGATCCTGGCCTAA
- a CDS encoding ATP-dependent Clp protease proteolytic subunit, producing MTDYCASTSIRLEGDEDAPKNPEKSIPVDKHLFDARTVLITGPVTQEMAQDVCSRLLALSQVSNDPITVIVSSPGGHVESGDMIHDMIKFIQPEVRMLGMGWVASAGALIYVSVPKERRFCTQNTRFLLHQPSGGAGGMATDIEIQAKEILKMRDRLNQIFADATGQPLERIEKDTDRDYWMSPDEGIEYGLVGKVINNVSELS from the coding sequence ATGACGGACTATTGTGCTTCGACGTCAATTCGCCTTGAAGGTGATGAGGACGCGCCAAAGAATCCTGAAAAGTCCATCCCGGTGGACAAGCATCTTTTTGATGCGCGGACAGTGCTGATTACAGGACCTGTGACACAAGAGATGGCTCAGGATGTCTGTTCCCGTCTGCTTGCACTTTCCCAGGTCAGCAATGACCCGATTACCGTTATTGTTTCTTCTCCGGGTGGCCACGTAGAGTCCGGCGACATGATCCATGACATGATCAAGTTCATCCAGCCGGAAGTTCGTATGCTCGGCATGGGCTGGGTGGCGAGCGCTGGTGCTCTGATTTACGTGTCTGTGCCTAAAGAGCGTCGTTTCTGCACTCAGAACACCCGCTTCCTGCTTCACCAACCATCCGGTGGTGCTGGCGGTATGGCAACTGACATCGAAATTCAGGCCAAAGAAATCCTCAAGATGCGTGATCGTCTGAACCAGATTTTCGCAGACGCAACCGGTCAGCCGCTGGAGCGCATCGAAAAAGACACCGACCGCGATTACTGGATGAGCCCGGATGAGGGCATTGAGTACGGTCTTGTTGGCAAAGTGATCAACAACGTCTCCGAGCTTAGCTAA
- a CDS encoding thiamine phosphate synthase, with translation MLDRFYLIIDGTQWLPRVLPLGVKFCQLRIKDKSEDEIRSQVREAKQLCDKAGAVLVVNDHWQAAYDANVGYVHLGQEDLKTADFRALRSAGIYYGISTHDEAELDTALALDPEYVALGPIYNSTSKEMHWQPQGLETLKKWRQSTSKHLVAIGGITLERASNVFFAGADSIATISDVTTATNPEHRTAQWLDASKTWQR, from the coding sequence ATGTTAGATCGCTTCTATCTGATCATCGATGGCACCCAGTGGCTGCCACGTGTCCTTCCTCTTGGCGTCAAATTTTGTCAGCTCCGTATCAAAGACAAGTCTGAGGATGAAATCCGATCTCAGGTCCGCGAAGCAAAGCAACTTTGCGACAAAGCCGGCGCAGTGCTTGTCGTCAACGATCACTGGCAGGCAGCGTATGACGCAAACGTGGGCTATGTGCATTTAGGACAAGAGGATCTGAAAACCGCTGATTTCCGCGCACTCCGTTCCGCGGGGATCTACTACGGCATTTCCACCCATGATGAAGCCGAGCTGGACACAGCTCTGGCATTAGATCCTGAATATGTGGCCCTTGGCCCGATTTACAATAGCACCTCAAAAGAAATGCACTGGCAGCCACAGGGTTTGGAAACTCTGAAGAAATGGCGCCAGAGTACCAGCAAGCATCTGGTCGCAATCGGTGGCATAACTCTGGAGCGCGCCAGCAACGTCTTCTTCGCAGGCGCCGACTCCATCGCCACCATCTCCGATGTCACCACCGCCACCAACCCCGAACACCGCACCGCTCAATGGCTCGACGCCTCTAAGACTTGGCAGCGGTAG
- a CDS encoding adenylate/guanylate cyclase domain-containing protein, which yields MSNSESFSICDLMAWLSKDAKMLGRPCRIFAVLGEHLQALGIEVDRISTGIAILDPNYHGEGLIWERGIGPRVRYFEHTPEMSESYNQSLWKRTTEQRRLIRHKFGHNDEYDRLKIVHELKEQGYTDYVAVPMMFSDGDVHGLAFASRSPDGFKDEDVTLFEQISAPLALICELFNSRQASESILNTYLGTRAGHRVMNGEIRRGDGEHINAVVAFCDIRNFTGFSNYLPDKALLQLLNEYFGIVTSRVEQHGGEILKFIGDEVLAVFPYTDAQSARIAAFEAMSALRESMADLASANARGFPDLPAIHVGMGVHSGRVFFGNVGGQRRLDFTVVGPVVNEAARIADLSKRLNQEMLVSQSVAEILNCCEDTYVGTYPLKGFPTPVKVYQAPELSRSCAFGPGNTAFLAFEKN from the coding sequence ATGTCTAATAGCGAGTCTTTTTCCATCTGTGATTTGATGGCGTGGCTGTCCAAGGACGCAAAAATGCTGGGTCGTCCCTGCCGTATCTTTGCGGTGTTGGGGGAGCATTTGCAGGCGCTGGGCATTGAGGTGGACCGGATCTCAACCGGTATCGCTATTCTTGATCCCAATTATCATGGTGAGGGATTGATCTGGGAACGCGGGATTGGTCCGCGCGTGCGATACTTTGAACATACGCCGGAGATGAGTGAATCCTATAACCAAAGCCTCTGGAAGCGCACAACCGAGCAGAGGCGTTTGATCCGGCATAAGTTTGGTCACAATGATGAGTATGACCGTCTTAAGATTGTCCATGAGCTGAAAGAGCAGGGCTATACAGATTATGTGGCTGTTCCCATGATGTTTTCGGATGGGGACGTGCATGGGCTGGCGTTTGCTTCGCGCTCACCGGATGGCTTTAAGGATGAGGATGTCACTCTGTTTGAGCAGATCTCAGCACCGTTGGCGTTGATTTGTGAGCTGTTCAACTCCCGTCAGGCTTCTGAGAGCATCTTGAATACCTATCTTGGTACGCGTGCTGGACACCGGGTGATGAATGGTGAGATCCGGCGCGGAGATGGTGAGCATATCAACGCTGTTGTGGCGTTCTGTGATATCCGCAACTTCACCGGTTTTTCCAATTATCTGCCGGACAAAGCGTTGCTGCAGTTGCTCAATGAGTATTTTGGCATTGTCACCTCACGGGTGGAGCAGCATGGCGGCGAAATTCTCAAGTTTATTGGTGATGAGGTTCTGGCGGTGTTTCCTTATACGGATGCACAGAGCGCCAGAATTGCAGCGTTTGAAGCTATGTCTGCCTTGCGTGAGAGCATGGCCGATCTGGCCAGTGCCAATGCGCGTGGATTTCCTGATCTGCCTGCTATCCATGTGGGTATGGGCGTGCATTCTGGCCGTGTGTTCTTTGGCAATGTGGGTGGTCAGCGGCGGCTGGACTTTACGGTTGTTGGACCGGTGGTGAATGAGGCTGCACGCATTGCAGACCTTTCCAAGCGCCTGAATCAGGAAATGCTGGTGTCGCAGTCCGTAGCTGAAATTCTGAACTGTTGTGAGGATACCTATGTGGGGACATACCCGCTCAAGGGCTTCCCCACACCGGTGAAAGTTTATCAGGCGCCAGAGTTGAGCAGATCCTGCGCGTTTGGACCTGGCAATACGGCTTTTCTTGCCTTTGAGAAGAACTGA
- a CDS encoding DUF599 domain-containing protein has product MLQIQLSNLIAILFFVFSWGLYSWLAYRSPWSKHTLSHAMDAHRYRWMRAMLRREVRIADTNIASGLQQGTAFFASASLLAIGGTVTLLSAMDEVTALAQTLNLPFLDDPLQNEAKTFGLMVILAYAFFKFGWAYRLFNYTTIVMGSIPDDCHEDNEEAVDASLRAARLATLAGRHFSSGQQALFFAVGYLGWYAGPLIFIGTTLMVTLVLLRRQFFSKARKAVLPGPNAQDLLNSGA; this is encoded by the coding sequence ATGCTTCAGATCCAGCTTTCCAACCTCATAGCCATCCTCTTTTTCGTCTTCTCATGGGGCTTGTACAGTTGGCTGGCCTATCGCAGCCCGTGGTCCAAACACACCCTCTCCCATGCCATGGATGCGCACCGCTACCGCTGGATGCGCGCCATGTTAAGACGGGAAGTCCGCATCGCAGACACCAACATCGCATCTGGCCTACAGCAAGGCACGGCATTCTTCGCCTCTGCTTCCCTGCTCGCCATAGGTGGCACGGTCACGCTTCTAAGCGCCATGGATGAGGTCACCGCCCTCGCCCAAACTCTCAACCTGCCATTTTTGGACGATCCGCTTCAGAACGAAGCCAAGACGTTTGGTCTGATGGTGATCCTCGCCTACGCCTTCTTCAAGTTCGGCTGGGCATACCGCCTGTTCAACTACACCACCATCGTCATGGGCTCTATTCCAGACGATTGCCATGAAGACAATGAGGAAGCCGTGGACGCGTCCTTACGCGCAGCACGGCTTGCAACCCTGGCCGGACGCCACTTCAGCAGCGGCCAGCAGGCTCTCTTCTTCGCTGTCGGATATCTGGGATGGTATGCAGGGCCGCTCATCTTCATCGGAACGACCCTGATGGTCACGCTGGTACTGCTGCGCCGTCAGTTCTTCTCAAAGGCAAGAAAAGCCGTATTGCCAGGTCCAAACGCGCAGGATCTGCTCAACTCTGGCGCCTGA
- a CDS encoding DUF1489 family protein, which translates to MTLHLVKLCVGVESVDQLRNYIEQRQILALSHGLSDEQIHTTRMVPTRIDELLDGGSLYWVIKGNVQVRQKLIDIRVHKDDSGKKRCDLVMEPYLHQTQLQPRRAFQGWRYLKASDAPPDVTGPILDSDQLAEMPEAMRRELQELCLI; encoded by the coding sequence ATGACGTTACATCTGGTGAAACTCTGTGTTGGCGTGGAAAGCGTTGACCAGCTGCGGAATTACATTGAACAGCGACAGATTCTGGCGCTGTCCCACGGTTTGAGTGATGAGCAGATCCATACGACCCGTATGGTGCCGACTCGCATTGACGAGCTGCTGGATGGTGGTTCGCTGTACTGGGTGATCAAAGGCAATGTTCAGGTCCGCCAGAAACTGATCGACATCCGTGTTCACAAAGATGATTCTGGCAAGAAACGCTGCGATCTTGTGATGGAGCCATATCTGCATCAGACGCAACTTCAGCCACGCCGCGCGTTTCAGGGTTGGCGCTATCTGAAAGCGTCAGATGCTCCGCCGGATGTGACCGGACCTATACTCGACAGTGACCAGCTTGCCGAAATGCCAGAGGCGATGCGCCGTGAGCTGCAGGAACTCTGCCTGATCTAG
- the panC gene encoding pantoate--beta-alanine ligase, with protein sequence MRNLPDVYRGVDDLRAALLPLRREGKTIALVPTMGALHAGHLSLVEKARELADIVIVSIFVNPKQFAPGEDFESYPRTEASDLQKLAEHDVFGVFAPNAKEMYPNGFATSIQIEGPALGLETDHRPHFFNGVATVVAKLLLAVLPDVAVFGEKDYQQLRVIKQLARDLHLPTQIVGAPTVREDDGLAMSSRNEYLDDKERETAITISQTLTTARNALHNGENWIEVRKKALAVLKLSGFATDYFELRHAKHLGTPVDAKGSRILVAAKVGETRLIDNIEV encoded by the coding sequence ATGAGAAATCTCCCAGACGTATACCGCGGTGTAGACGACCTGCGGGCTGCACTATTACCTCTGAGACGAGAAGGCAAAACAATCGCTCTGGTTCCAACCATGGGGGCTCTGCACGCAGGTCACCTGTCACTGGTCGAAAAGGCCCGGGAACTGGCAGACATCGTGATTGTTTCAATCTTTGTGAATCCTAAACAGTTCGCGCCGGGAGAAGATTTCGAAAGCTATCCGAGAACGGAAGCCTCTGATCTTCAGAAATTGGCGGAACATGATGTGTTTGGCGTTTTTGCTCCAAACGCAAAGGAAATGTATCCAAACGGCTTTGCCACATCCATTCAGATTGAAGGTCCGGCTCTGGGGCTGGAAACAGATCACCGCCCGCACTTCTTCAACGGCGTAGCAACCGTGGTCGCCAAGCTTCTGCTGGCTGTGCTACCGGATGTGGCTGTCTTCGGTGAAAAGGATTACCAGCAGCTGCGCGTCATCAAGCAGCTGGCAAGAGATCTGCACCTGCCGACTCAGATCGTTGGGGCACCTACCGTACGTGAAGACGACGGCCTCGCCATGTCCTCGCGCAACGAGTATCTGGATGACAAGGAACGCGAAACCGCGATCACCATCTCCCAGACGCTGACCACTGCACGCAACGCGCTTCACAACGGTGAAAACTGGATTGAAGTGCGCAAGAAGGCTCTGGCGGTTCTGAAGCTCTCAGGCTTTGCCACAGACTACTTCGAGCTGCGCCACGCAAAACATCTGGGCACCCCGGTCGACGCCAAAGGCTCCCGCATCCTGGTCGCCGCCAAAGTCGGCGAAACCCGCCTGATCGATAATATCGAAGTTTAA
- a CDS encoding DnaJ domain-containing protein has protein sequence MGYLVLGGLLLAILYFFAKWLTQSNPAKLADTLKKLIGGLLLLVCAFLAVTGKYVVAAPLAVFALSLLGWGSAQNLRFPGGFSLGGLGGASKSAGQTSTISSTFLHMELDHDSKKLEGKVLAGSFAGHALSSLQVADLRQLWREVQPDGDSVALLEAYLDSRLSNWRVDFQADSTAGQRDASGSSALTEKEAYEVLGLAPGASVDDIRAAHRRLIKRLHPDSGGSAFLASKLNEAKDRLLNRH, from the coding sequence ATGGGCTATTTGGTCTTAGGAGGATTGCTGCTTGCCATCCTCTATTTCTTCGCAAAGTGGCTGACACAGTCCAACCCCGCTAAGCTAGCAGACACTTTGAAAAAACTGATTGGCGGTCTTTTGCTGCTGGTCTGTGCGTTTCTCGCGGTGACCGGCAAATACGTGGTGGCCGCGCCACTTGCCGTTTTTGCGCTTTCCCTTCTGGGATGGGGATCCGCGCAGAACCTCCGGTTTCCCGGGGGCTTTTCCCTTGGTGGGCTGGGAGGTGCCTCAAAGAGCGCCGGTCAGACTTCCACCATCTCTTCCACGTTTCTCCATATGGAGCTGGATCATGACAGTAAGAAGCTGGAGGGCAAAGTGCTCGCCGGTTCATTTGCTGGCCATGCCCTGAGTTCTCTGCAGGTTGCGGATCTCAGGCAGCTTTGGCGTGAAGTGCAGCCGGATGGGGACAGTGTTGCCCTACTCGAAGCTTACCTCGACAGCAGGCTCTCCAACTGGCGTGTAGACTTCCAGGCGGATTCCACAGCGGGGCAGAGAGACGCGTCGGGCTCGAGCGCTCTGACTGAGAAGGAGGCCTACGAGGTTCTTGGACTTGCGCCGGGAGCCTCCGTGGACGACATCCGCGCCGCTCACCGCCGCTTGATTAAACGATTGCACCCCGATAGTGGAGGTTCTGCTTTCCTGGCTTCCAAACTCAACGAGGCGAAGGATAGGCTTCTCAACAGACATTAG